Genomic window (Arthrobacter sp. StoSoilA2):
CTTCCCCGGATGCGTCGCCAACAGGTACCTGATCGCTGGAGTCGGGCGCCCCAAGATCGCGCGGGATCGGATGACCTGGCGTCGTGATCCCATCGTGCACCTGACTGAAGCCGGCAACTTCGGTTGGATCAGTTGTCATACGCGCGACCGGCCCCGGCCGAGAACCCAGCCAATGAGCGCCAGGACCAGCAAGATAATTCCTACCCACAGCAGGAAACTCAGGGCCTGGTTAAAACCGCCAACAAGCAGCAGCACGATCGCAATGACGCCGGCAATCACCAATAGTGTGTTCATCTAAGCTACGCATCCCTTCAAACAAATTTGTCCAGTTAGGAAGGCGTCCGCTGGGACTCCAATTGGAGCTCCACCCCAAAGCAACGGGCACCGAACGGAGAAATGTTCTCTCCTTATTCCGTACTTACCCCAAATGACAACAGTTCAAACAGAACCGCCGCCCTCGAAGCACGTGCACAGCATCATGATAGGCGCGCATTGTGTTCCGGCGAAGTATTTCAACAGGAAACTTAGTACCTCTTCGCCGAAAAAGCTCCAAGTGCCTGGCTGATCTCCCGCGCAGTACCCGCGGCGGCCTCTCCGTATTCCTGATACTTGGCAGGCACGATCCTGCTTGACGGTCCGGAAATGGAGATTGATCCTGCCGCCACACCGCCTGGACCCAACAAGGGAACCCCGATTGAGGTGATTCCCGTACTGAGGCCCTGCTCATTGATGGAGTATCCGCGTGCACGGGTTTCCGCGATCATGGCCCGGAGCTGCGCCGGGTCCACCACCGTTTGCGGCGTTAAGGCTTCAAGGGGCGCGGCCAGATAGTCATCCACGATTTCGTCCTCAGCAGCGGACAAATAGGCAATTCCGGTGGAGGACGCGTGCATCGGCAAGCGGGATCCCAGCGGCAGGAAAGCCCGCAGGACATGGGGCGTGTCGAGGCGTTCGATGATGAGCATGTACCCGGCCCTTTGGGTGAACAGTCCTTGGCTGGGAAGTGATCTATGCCTCAATCAGGGCACACCACTGGCCTCCCCTCCGTTGGAAGAGAGACGACGGGAGGCCCCATGCTCATTGTTCTGACAGGAATAGACGGCTCAGGAAAGACGACGGCGGCCCGCGCCTTGGTGGACTCGGCTCGCGCTGAGGGGCACAACGCGCTGCTGCTTAGCAACCATGCTGCACGCAGACGGATGTCGCTCGTTGCGGAGCGATTTGGGTGGAAGTTGCCGCCACGCGGTGCCGATTTTGTACAGACGTGCATCCGCGTGGTCAACGTCCTTGTTTCGCATGCCCGAGCCCTGCGGTTCAACGGCTTGGTGGTCATGGACAGGCACCTGCACTGCCAACTGGCCCTGCGCCTCGCGGCTGGATTGAGGCGTGGCTGGTTCCTCCCGTGGCTGCAGGAAAAGCTCCCGGCCCCGGACGTGGTAGTCCACTTCGAGGTTGACCCGCGGCGTGCCCACCAACGGATCATGGCGCGCGGTACCGATCACGAAGAGTTGGCAGACCTGGAAGCGTTCCGAACTGCTTACCGCTCCCTGCCCGAGTTCGACGACTTCATGCGGGTTGACGCCAACGGAACGCCGGAGGACACGCTCGCCCAGCTGAACCAGGTGATCGCCGGGAAGGAAACCGTCCGGGTTTGAACCCAACTGAGTCGCAGATAACGCCGTTTTGAGGGCTGAAAACGGCGTTATCTGCTACTCAGTTGGGTTCCGTTTGAAGGGATATTGATAGGCATAAACTATCAATGCCCTGAAACCTTCGCCTACGCCCAAAGGACCCCACACCGTGGATACGCGAAAACTTAAGTACTTCCTCGCCGTCGTGGATCACGACGGGTTCAACCGCGCAGCCGAGCATCTTCTGATCGCCCAACCGTCACTGTCCCAAACCATTGCGAGCCTTGAGAAAGAGCTCGGCGTTCCGCTCTTCCATCGAATCGGCCGGCGCGCAGTCCTGAGCGAAGCCGGCAAGGAACTCGTTGGACCGGCCCGCTTGGTGATGCGGGACCTCGACGCGGCCCAGTCAGCCGTCCAATCTTTGCGGGGTATGCGCAGCGGCCGGCTGGACATCATCACGATGCCTTCGCCAGGCATCGAACCTCTGACCTCGATGATCGCCGCCTTCACCAAGCTCCATCCCTGGGTCCGGCTGAACGTAGGCGCTGCTTTCACTCCTGAAGAAGTGATCGAATCCGTCCGTAGCGGAAGCAGCGAGATCGGTTTGGCCGGCTCGCCGACCCAAATTAAGGTGCCCGGCGTCGAAGTCCTGGAGCTTGAACGCCAGCCCCTGATCTTGATCGTCAATCCACAAGCGGACACGTTTGCGCCCAAAGACACTGCCATCCAGCGCGGGGACCTCGGCGGCCATCGGCTCATCGCCAGCCAGCGCGGATCCCTGATGCGCTGGCTGGTGGACGATGCTTTGGCGCACGGTGTGGAGGTGGAGATCGTGGTGGAAGTCGCGCACAGGACGTCCATCCTTCCGCTGGTCCTGGCAGGGGTCGGCCACGCTGTGATGCCGTCGTCGTGGGCACCCACCGCACACAAAGCGGGGCTGAGGACACTGTTGATCGAGCCTGTCAATTATCTGGATGTCGCAGTGCTGAGCCGGAAGGAAAATCTCACGCCTGCTGCCAGAGCGTTCCTGTACGTTGCCCGCAGCCACGGTGACGAAGAGAACTGATAGGCCCTACCTATCAGCCGTATCGAAACTAAGTCTTGGACGCCAACTACCCCTCAAACGTCTACTTGAAGAGGAAGAACAGTGTGACCCCCATAACAGGCTCACTGCTAACAAACTCAACGAGGAGGTAGGCATGAGCGCCACCCAGAAATTCACCATCGCATCGATTCCCGCTGACGGCGTGGGCAAGGAAGTTGTCTCCGCTGGCCGTCGCGTGCTGGACGCACTCGCCGAGAACTCCGACGGCAAGTTCGCCTTCGAATGGACCGAATTCCCGTGGGGTTGCGGCTACTACGAAAAGACCGGGCAGATGATGGATCCAAAGGGCCTTGAAGCTCTCAAGGACTTCGACGCCATCTACTTCGGAGCCGTTGGTTGGGAAAACGTCCCGGACCACATCAGCCTCTGGGGCCTGCGCCTGAACATCACCCAGAACTTTGACCAGTGGGCCAACATCCGCCCGGTCAAGTTCCTCCCCGGAATCCAGTCCCCGCTCCGCAAGGCTGACGATACCGAGCTGGACTGGATCGTCGTCCGCGAAAACAGCGAGGGCGAATACGCCGGCCTCGGCGGACGCAACTTGAGCGGCCGCGGTCCCGGCAATGAGGTCGCCCTCCAGACCGCGCTCTTCACCGAAAAAGGCTGCGAACGCATCATGCGTTTCGCCTTCGATCTCGCCAGGACCCGCACGGTGAAGAAGGTTTCCTCGGTGACCAAGTCCAACGCCCAGCAGTACGGCATGGTCCTCTGGGACGAAACCTTCCAGCGTGTCGCCTTGGACTACCCGGATGTGCAGACCGAGAGCGTGCTGGTTGATGCGATGAGCGCCAAGTTCATCCTCAAGCCGGAGGACCTGTCCGTAGTGGTTGCCTCCAACCTGAACGCCGACATCCTCTCGGACCTCGGCTCCGCCATTGCCGGCAGCCTTGGCCTGGCCGCGAGCGCCAATCTGAACCCGGAGCGCCGCTTCCCGTCCATGTTCGAGCCGGTCCACGGTTCCGCACCAGACATTGCGGGCCAAGGCATCAGCAACCCGATCGGTGCCATCGCCAGTGCCGCCCTCATGTTGGACCACTTCGGCCTGCACGAGGAAGCCCGCCGCGTGGAGGCAGCGATCGAACAGGCCACCGGTTCCGGTCACCTGACCCGCGACGTCGGCGGCGACGCCACCACGGACGATGTCACCGAGGCCATTATCTCGGCCCTCGTCAGCACTCTCGCGGCTGTCTGACCCAACAGAGTGAACGTTCGACGGCGGCCGCCTGGCCGCCGTCGTAATTCCCCACATCCTTCAGCTTCTCCAGAGACATTCCACAATGAGGTAGGAATCATGGAACACATCACCACCGCCGGCGCAGCGGCCACATGCAGGAAAGCGCCAAACAAGACCCGTTGGTACCGGCAGTTGTACTTTTGGGTGCTCACCGCGATCGTGGTCGGCATCGTTCTGGGCTGGCTCGCCCCGACCGCCGGCATCGCCATGGAACCCATCGGCACCACGTTCGTGAACGCGATGAAGATGCTCATTGGCCCCATCGTGTTCCTGACCATCGTGGGCGGAATCGCCAGTGTCGCCGACCTCAAGAAGGTGGGGATGACGGGTCTGAAAGCCCTCACCTACTTCCAGATCGGCACTATTTGCGCCATGGTCTTCGGCCTTGTGGCCATCAACGTTTTCCGTCTGGGTGACGGAGTCAACGCAGACGCCAGCACTATCAAGACCTCCGACTCGGCTGCGAAACTGATCGACGCCGGACAGCACCAGGAGTGGTGGCAGTTCCTGACGCACATCATTCCCAACAGCATCGCCGGCCCGTTCGTTGAGGGCGACATCCTGCAGATCATCTTCATTGCTGTGGTGTTCGGCATCGCCCTGAACGCCATGGGCAAGGTTGGCGCACCTGTGCTGGACGGCGTCCAACGGCTCACCGGCGTGATGTTCAAGATCCTGGGCTTCATCATGAAGGCCGCTCCGCTGGGTGCGTTCGGCGCCATGGCCTTCGCAGTTGGCAAGTACGGTGTCTCGTCGCTGACCAGCATGGGCGGATTGATTGCGCTGTTCTACGGCACCTCCATACTGTTCGTGATTGTTGTGCTCGGCTCCATCATGGCCATGCTGCGGCTGAACATCTTCACCATGATCCGGCACCTCAAAGAGGAATACATGCTCATCCTGGGCACCTCTACCGCTGAGCCTGCTCTCCCCGGCCTGATGCGCAAGCTCGAGCATGCCGGAGTGAAGAAGGAGACTGTTGGCCTGGTTGTTCCCACCGGTTACAGCTTCAACCTGGACGGCGCCGCCATCTACCTTTCGCTCGCTGCCCTGTACATCGCACAAGCCACCAACACGGATCTGACCATTGGCCAGCAGCTCGGCCTGCTCGCCGTGATGCTCCTGACTTCCAAGGGTGCGGCAGGCGTCGCCGGAGGCGGTTTCATTGCCCTCACCGCCACGCTCACCACGCTCGGCACCATCCCCGCGGCCGGGATCATGCTGATCTTCGGAATCGACAAATTCATGTCCGAGTGCCGTGCCCTGGTCAACTTCACCGGCAACGCCGTGGCCACCCTGGTCATCGCCCGCTGGGACCGCACACTGGACACCGACCGCGCCCGTCGCGTCTTTGCGGGCGAGACCGTGGAACCGATGCCAGCTGATGATGCCGTGGTGGTCCCTGTGGAGGACGAGACAGACCCCCTTGAGGCACCCAAGCACTCAGCCGCCGTCGTACCGTCACCTCCTGTACCCGCCGCCTCCGCCGACCGCCGTCCCGCCTACTCGGAATCCATTTGACATGACCAACACCACCGCCCCGAAGACCGTGCTCATCGCCCCTGACAAGTTCAAAGGCAGCCTCACCGCCGGCGAGGTTGCGGAAGCCCTGGCAGCGGGCCTCGGTGCCGCCCACGGCACATCCGGGGCGATCCACTGCGAGATCCTTCCACTCGCGGACGGAGGTGACGGCAGCGTTGATGCCGCCGTCGCCTCCGGCTTCGGCCGTTACAACTGCACGGTTGCCGGCCCCACGGGCCGGCCCGTCCAGGCAGACATCGCGTTCGACGGCGTCACGGCAGTTGTGGAGGTCGCGAACACGTGCGGTTTGGCCGTACTGCCTCAAGGTGACTTGGCGCCGATGGAGTCTTCGAGCCGTGGTTTCGGCGAAGCCGTGCTGTTTGCCTTGGGCCTTCGGCCCGCACGTTTGGTGCTGGCCCTTGGCGGCAGTTCCAGTACCGATGGCGGCATGGGCATGCTCGCAGCGCTGGGTCTTCGGTTCCTGGATTCGTCCGGGCTTTCCCTGTCAGGCAACGGGCATTCACTCTCACTGGTGCATTCGGTGTCCGGATCGTTGGTCCCGGAACTGGCGGACGTGGAACTCATCCTCGCCACCGACGTCCACAACCCACTTTGCGGTCCCGACGGCTCGCCCGCCGTTTTCGGGCCGCAGAAGGGCTGTTCGCTCACTGATGTTTCAGCGCTCGACGCCGGTCTGACGCACTTCGTTTCGGTGCTCGCCGGTTCTGGCGCTGGTTCTGCGGTGGGTTCCTGGTCAGGCCGCGAGTCGCAGGCTGGGATCGCGTCCTTGGCAGAGCAGCCCGGTGCCGGCAGTGCCGGCGGGATCGGGTTCGCCTGCCTCCTGCTGGGTGCCCGCCAGGTTTCAGGCGCGGACTACTTCCTGGACCTTCTGGACTTCGATGCCCGCAGGGAGAATTGCGATCTTGTGATCACCGGCGAAGGCAGCATCGATGAGCAGACGCTCGCAGGGAAGCTGCCCGCCGCCGTCGCCCGCCGTTCCGGCACCCGGCCCATCATCGCCGTCGCCGGCCGCTCGCTGCTGCCGCAAGAGCGGTGGTCCGAGATGTCCTTGTCCTGCGTATATGCGCTGGCTGACTACACAACCTTGGACTCCGCGAAGGATCCTTTGCTTTCAGCGGAGCTGCTGCAACAGATCGGCAGGGAAATTGGCAAAAGTGTCCTGGAGGCGTTGGTGGCCTGAATGGGGGGCCAGAGTCTCATTGCACAGTTTTGTCGCAAGCCTCGGATAGTGTGGGCTCACTAATCGTTCCTGAGACCATGGGGGTCAAATTGGAGTTTGCAGAGCGACTTGCTGCGTTGGCAGCCAAAGTGCGGCAGCAACGGGGGGTCATTGAGACCGAAGAGGCCACGAAAAACGCGTTCGTAATGCCATTTATCTCCTCGATTTTGGGCTATGACGTCTTCAATCCGTTGGAAGTCGTTCCCGAATTCACAGCAGATGTCGGTGTGAAGAAGGGCGAAAAGGTCGATTACGCCATTGTGAAAGATGGCGAGATCCAGATTCTGATTGAGTGCAAGAAGTCAATCGAACCGGTGAAGATCGAGCACGCATCACAACTCTTCCGCTATTTTGCAGTTACGAACGCCAGGATCGCGATCCTCACTAACGGTGAGATATACCAGTTCTTCACCGACCTTGATGCGCCCAACCGCATGGATGCCAAGCCGTTCCTGGTCCTGGACCTGAACGACATCGACGAAACTCTGCTCCCCGAACTTCAGAAGCTCTCGAAGGACGTCTTCGATCTTGACTCCATCATTAGCGCCGCCGGTGAACTGAAGTACATCGGGGAACTGAAGAGGACTCTTGCAGCACAATTCCGGGAACCTGAAGACGAATGGGTCAAGTTCCTCACTACACGCGTCTACACAGGACCATATACACAGCGTGTTCGCGAGCAATTCACCATGTTGGTGGGGAAAGCAACAAAGCAATTCCTAAACGATCAAGTCAACGAGAGACTCAAGAAAGCTCTCGGCGCCCAAGCCTACACCGCAAACGATGATGTCGCCGCTGCTGCTGTCTCCAGCAAGCCGGTCGCTGAGGCGGATCTTATAGAAGCCGACGCCATTGAGACGACACTCGAAGAAATCGAGGGTTACCAAATCGTGCGGGCCATTGTGTGCAGCGAAGTGAAACCCACACGTGTCGTGCAACGGGATGCCAAGTCATACTTTGCCGTTCTCCTCGACGACAACAACCGCAAGCCGATCGCTCGGCTTCACTTCAATCGAAGCCAGAAGTACCTCGGGCTCTTCGACGCGAACAAAGAAGAAACGCGTGTACCGATTAGCTCGCTGGAGGAGATCTACGACCACGCGGAGGCACTCCGCGGGAGTGTGAAGAGCTACCTCTAAGTTTCTACTGCCCAAGGGATTAGGCCGCAGGGCCCGGTTAGAGAAAATCAGTCCGAGCCATGAGGCGAGCGGGCTGATCGTGGATAGGCAACAGGCACCCGGGCCCCTAGCCCTTCCTTACCCTTTCCATGCCCGGAATTACAACCGTTGAATCTCCCCAAAGCCCCGGATAGGGTGGCCGGACCGTCCAACCACATCATCGTCTGGGAAAAATCTGGGAGAACCATGACACATGTGAGACGCCAACTGGCTGCGGTCACTGCAGCCCTGGCCCTGAGCGTGACTAGCGGAGCGGTGGCGGGTCCTGCCTTCGCCGATCCTCGCGAAACTGACAAAAACCCCACTGCCACCGGGTACGGCGGCGCGGTAAGCACGGTGGATCCGGAGGCTTCAGCAGCCGCTATCGAAGTCCTTCGCAAAGGTGGTAACGCAGCCGACGCCGCAGTCGCTGCGGCCGCCACTCTTGGTGTAACAGAACCGTATAGCGCCGGCATTGGAGGCGGCGGCTATTTCGTGTTCTACGACGCCAAGACCAAGAAAGTCAGCACCATTGATGGCCGCGAAACGGCGCCGGCAACTATGCCGAACGATGCTTTCATCGATCCCGCCACCGTCAAGCCCTATCTCTTTACGACCAAGAGGCCCGAACTGCCAACCAGCGGCGTCTCTGTCGGCGTCCCCGGTACCCCTGCCACGTGGGAACGCGCACTTGAGCGTTGGGGAACTTTGGACTTGGGCGAGGCACTAAAGCCGGCAATCAAGGTAGCCAACCGAGGGTTCGTGGTAGACGAGACGTTCCGGAACCAGACTCTGGACAACAAGTTCCGTTTCAACACCTTCACCTCCACCCAGGACCTTTTCCTCCCCGG
Coding sequences:
- a CDS encoding tartrate dehydrogenase, which produces MSATQKFTIASIPADGVGKEVVSAGRRVLDALAENSDGKFAFEWTEFPWGCGYYEKTGQMMDPKGLEALKDFDAIYFGAVGWENVPDHISLWGLRLNITQNFDQWANIRPVKFLPGIQSPLRKADDTELDWIVVRENSEGEYAGLGGRNLSGRGPGNEVALQTALFTEKGCERIMRFAFDLARTRTVKKVSSVTKSNAQQYGMVLWDETFQRVALDYPDVQTESVLVDAMSAKFILKPEDLSVVVASNLNADILSDLGSAIAGSLGLAASANLNPERRFPSMFEPVHGSAPDIAGQGISNPIGAIASAALMLDHFGLHEEARRVEAAIEQATGSGHLTRDVGGDATTDDVTEAIISALVSTLAAV
- a CDS encoding type I restriction endonuclease, with amino-acid sequence MEFAERLAALAAKVRQQRGVIETEEATKNAFVMPFISSILGYDVFNPLEVVPEFTADVGVKKGEKVDYAIVKDGEIQILIECKKSIEPVKIEHASQLFRYFAVTNARIAILTNGEIYQFFTDLDAPNRMDAKPFLVLDLNDIDETLLPELQKLSKDVFDLDSIISAAGELKYIGELKRTLAAQFREPEDEWVKFLTTRVYTGPYTQRVREQFTMLVGKATKQFLNDQVNERLKKALGAQAYTANDDVAAAAVSSKPVAEADLIEADAIETTLEEIEGYQIVRAIVCSEVKPTRVVQRDAKSYFAVLLDDNNRKPIARLHFNRSQKYLGLFDANKEETRVPISSLEEIYDHAEALRGSVKSYL
- a CDS encoding AAA family ATPase, which gives rise to MLIVLTGIDGSGKTTAARALVDSARAEGHNALLLSNHAARRRMSLVAERFGWKLPPRGADFVQTCIRVVNVLVSHARALRFNGLVVMDRHLHCQLALRLAAGLRRGWFLPWLQEKLPAPDVVVHFEVDPRRAHQRIMARGTDHEELADLEAFRTAYRSLPEFDDFMRVDANGTPEDTLAQLNQVIAGKETVRV
- the dctA gene encoding C4-dicarboxylate transporter DctA, which produces MEHITTAGAAATCRKAPNKTRWYRQLYFWVLTAIVVGIVLGWLAPTAGIAMEPIGTTFVNAMKMLIGPIVFLTIVGGIASVADLKKVGMTGLKALTYFQIGTICAMVFGLVAINVFRLGDGVNADASTIKTSDSAAKLIDAGQHQEWWQFLTHIIPNSIAGPFVEGDILQIIFIAVVFGIALNAMGKVGAPVLDGVQRLTGVMFKILGFIMKAAPLGAFGAMAFAVGKYGVSSLTSMGGLIALFYGTSILFVIVVLGSIMAMLRLNIFTMIRHLKEEYMLILGTSTAEPALPGLMRKLEHAGVKKETVGLVVPTGYSFNLDGAAIYLSLAALYIAQATNTDLTIGQQLGLLAVMLLTSKGAAGVAGGGFIALTATLTTLGTIPAAGIMLIFGIDKFMSECRALVNFTGNAVATLVIARWDRTLDTDRARRVFAGETVEPMPADDAVVVPVEDETDPLEAPKHSAAVVPSPPVPAASADRRPAYSESI
- a CDS encoding IclR family transcriptional regulator C-terminal domain-containing protein, with product MLIIERLDTPHVLRAFLPLGSRLPMHASSTGIAYLSAAEDEIVDDYLAAPLEALTPQTVVDPAQLRAMIAETRARGYSINEQGLSTGITSIGVPLLGPGGVAAGSISISGPSSRIVPAKYQEYGEAAAGTAREISQALGAFSAKRY
- a CDS encoding glycerate kinase; the encoded protein is MTNTTAPKTVLIAPDKFKGSLTAGEVAEALAAGLGAAHGTSGAIHCEILPLADGGDGSVDAAVASGFGRYNCTVAGPTGRPVQADIAFDGVTAVVEVANTCGLAVLPQGDLAPMESSSRGFGEAVLFALGLRPARLVLALGGSSSTDGGMGMLAALGLRFLDSSGLSLSGNGHSLSLVHSVSGSLVPELADVELILATDVHNPLCGPDGSPAVFGPQKGCSLTDVSALDAGLTHFVSVLAGSGAGSAVGSWSGRESQAGIASLAEQPGAGSAGGIGFACLLLGARQVSGADYFLDLLDFDARRENCDLVITGEGSIDEQTLAGKLPAAVARRSGTRPIIAVAGRSLLPQERWSEMSLSCVYALADYTTLDSAKDPLLSAELLQQIGREIGKSVLEALVA
- a CDS encoding LysR family transcriptional regulator translates to MDTRKLKYFLAVVDHDGFNRAAEHLLIAQPSLSQTIASLEKELGVPLFHRIGRRAVLSEAGKELVGPARLVMRDLDAAQSAVQSLRGMRSGRLDIITMPSPGIEPLTSMIAAFTKLHPWVRLNVGAAFTPEEVIESVRSGSSEIGLAGSPTQIKVPGVEVLELERQPLILIVNPQADTFAPKDTAIQRGDLGGHRLIASQRGSLMRWLVDDALAHGVEVEIVVEVAHRTSILPLVLAGVGHAVMPSSWAPTAHKAGLRTLLIEPVNYLDVAVLSRKENLTPAARAFLYVARSHGDEEN